The following are from one region of the Capsicum annuum cultivar UCD-10X-F1 chromosome 1, UCD10Xv1.1, whole genome shotgun sequence genome:
- the LOC124898435 gene encoding uncharacterized protein LOC124898435, translated as MSESSVNIEVPNLCYCSKFRTLRTSRTPSNLGHRFFGCKVPKENGGYGYFRWIDPKPSISVHQYPEVESSLMIKCKDGENSCDRLKQKLKDVEQERDTLCEKLKDSEEKLIALRQKLKKVKLERECAKLKLNRLVLFLLIVLTVKWFFNMV; from the exons ATGTCAGAAAGTTCCGTTAACATTGAGGTTCCCAATTTATGTTATTGTTCCAAATTTCGTACATTAAGAACTTCAAGGACTCCATCAAATCTTGGTCATAGATTTTTTGGATGTAAAGTTCCAAAG GAAAATGGTGGATATGGgtactttagatggattgatccaAAACCTTCAATTTCTGTGCATCAATATCCCGAGGTAGAATCGAGCTTAATGATAAAGTGCAAAGATGGTGAAAATTCATGTGATCGATTGAAGCAAAAGCTCAAAGACGTTGAACAAGAGAGGGACactttgtgtgagaaattgaaagatagtgAAGAGAAGTTGATTGCATTgaggcaaaaactcaaaaaagttaaACTTGAAAGGGAATGTGCTAAGCTCAAATTGAATAGACTTGTTCTATTTCTTCTCATTGTTCTTACGGTAAAGTGGTTCTTTAATATGGTGTAA